The Streptomyces sp. NBC_00576 genome contains the following window.
GACGGGGCGCGGGTGACCCCGCCTGGTTGCGGGCCGTCGTGCCAGTACCGGGCGCCGAACTGAAGGCGCCCGGTACTGGGCCGGTCAGAGGGCCGACGGATCCTGGGGCCCCCGTCCCGACAGAACCTCTCCGTACGCCTGCATAAGATCCGGCAGCCGCAAAGTCGACAAGTCGTCCCGTGTCAACATCCCCGGATACACCGACAGCCGAAGATCCCGGTAGGCACAGCTCTTCTCGTACAGCGTTCGCAGGAACCGCCCGTTGCCCAGCTCGTCGATCCACCCCTGGTCCACCACATGCCCGGCGATCGAGCGCAGCTCGTCCAGCGCCTCCTCGTCCCACACGTCACCGTTCTCCGCCGCGAGCACCTCACCGATGGAGGTGAGTTCGAGCGGACGGTACGAGGGGAAGTCGACGCGGGTCGTAAAGCGGGACGACAGCCCGGGGTTGGCGGCGAGGAGCCGGTCCATGCCCTCCGGATAGCCGGCCAGGATCACCACCAGGTGGTCCCGGTTGTCCTCGGCCCGCTTCAGCAGCACCTGCAGGGCCTCGTCGCCGTAGGCATCGCCCTTGCCGTACCCGGAGTTGGAGAGCGAGTACGCCTCGTCGACGAACAGGACGCCCCCGATCGCGGAGTCGATCAGCTCGTTGGCCTTCACTGCGGTCTGGCCGAGATACTCGCCGACCAGGTCCGCCCGCTGCGCCTCCACCAGATGGTCGCCGCCGAGCAGCCCGAGCGCGTAGAACACCCGGCCGAGGATGCGCGCCACCGTCGTCTTGCCGGTGCCCGACGGGCCCGAGAAGACGAAGTGCCGCTTCGGCGGCTGGACCGGCAGTCCCTGCCCCGCCCGCAGCCGCGCCATGTTCAACTGGGCGGAGAGCGCCTTCACTTGGCGCTTCACCGGCTCCAGGCCCACCATGCGCTCCAGCTCGGCCAGCGCCTCCTCGAGCAGCGCCGGGTCGGTCGGACCGGTCGGCAGCGGCTGTACCGGGAGCGCGGCCTTCTCGCGCACCGAGTCGGTCGCGGACGGCAACGGGCCGCCGGGCGGCGGGAGTTCCGGCTCCGAGAGCTTCAGATCGCGGCCCTCGCCGCCGAACAGGGGGTCGATGCCGTCCGGGCTCTCCAGCAGCTCCTGCCCGATCCCGCTGAGCGTGATCGCCGCGAGGTCGGCCGCCTCGTCGTACCCGTCGCCCTCGGAGATCGCGGCCAGCCGTGCCGAGGTGTCCATGAAGGCGGCGTCCACGCGGTGCACGGCTCGGTACAGGGGGAGGGCCGCCGCCGAGCGGCCCGTACCCTCATGGGCCCGCGCCAGCCAGTACCGCAGCTCCTTGCGCTGCGGCTGCTCGCTGCGACAGCGCATCAGAGCAGCCGAGAGGAGCGGCTCGGCCTGGCCGTACATCTCCAGGCGCACCCGGGCCATGCCGCCGAACAGACCCGCCTCGATGCCCAGCATCGCGTCGTTGATCAACGGGTCGGTGTGCCGGACCAGTTGCTCCCAGTCCTTGACGAGATAGGCGCGGCACGCATGCAGGAAACGGACCTGCGGGTCGGTGTCGACCGGCGGCAGACCGGCCAACGCCCGGTCCAGTTCCGGCACATGGCGGCCGTCCAGCCAGTGCGAGGCGTGCGCGAGCAGCAGATCGCGCGGGCTTTCGAGCACCGGCTGCACCCACCAGCCCAGCCAGTACCAGGAGTTGAGGGTCCGGCGGTGGCGTGAGCGCTGCTCCCCGAAGCGCTCCCGGTGCCGGAACATCCGTAGCAGCGCGGTCGTCGTGTCGACGCGCAGCGCATGCAGTCCGAGCCAGCCGTCGGCCATCCCGGGATCCATCCGCACCGCGGTGCGGAACTCCTCCTCCGCCTGCGGATAGGCGCCCATCGTGTAGGCGTCCACACCTCGCAGCCAGGCGAGGTCGGCCGGGGCCTCGGGGCCCTGCGTGCCGAAGTCCATCACGTCCCCCACAAACCGTGCCCCCGATTGCCTCTCCGACGGGCCGGTGCCCGTCGGCAGCTTGGTCGAACCGCTGTGCCGCGGACGGGAGTTGCAACGGTGCGCAGAGCAGCCGTCCGAGTCGCACCGAGGGCATCGTACCTGCGCCGCACGTGCCCGCAGCAGGGTGCCGCACAGGCCGTTTGACGAGGTGGGAGCATATGGGGCGCACACGGCGCGGTCACACAGGGTGAACAAAACGCGCCTGATGGCGGCCGGAAAACGGGGTGCGGGCAGAACGAAGCCCCCGATCACGGGGGAACAACCGGGGGCTTCGCGACTGCGGGCGGCTTCGAATGGCCGCACATTGAGAACGTAAGTCCTGTACGGCTCGTCGGTCAAGCCGAGTTGGAGCACTCAGGCAAGTTGCGCGGCCAGGGTCTTCACAAGTTCAGCACACAGCGGACGGCCCGTCACGGTGAGTGAGATCCTGGTCTGATCCAACGGTCCCGGCAGGCCCCGGCAGTACCTCGTACCCCTTACCGCACTGCCGTACCAACAGGTCGGCGAACCGGCGCGAGGGGTCCGCGGCGAAGTGCTGCCGCTCCGCGTCGACCCACCCGGCCCAGAACTCGCTCTGTTCCGCCCCGTCCCGCAACCGCCCTCGCGACCAGGCTTCCTCGCCGGCCAGCTCCATCCACAGCAGCCGCGCCAGGAACGGCCGTATCGCGCGCCGTCCGGCCCCGACGCCCTCCATCAGCACCACGGGTGCGGCCGGCAGCGTCCGAGACGGTCCGAAGCGCCGGGAGGCCCAGTCGTAGGGGGTGTACGAGGCGCTCTCGCCGCGCCGCAGCGGCTCGATCACCTGGCTGACCAGGCGCCCCGTCCAATCGAAGAGCTCGTCGTGGGTGGCGATGTCGTCGAGGTGCAGCACGGGCGCCCCGCCGAGAGCGGCGGCCAGTTCTCCGGTGAACGTGGTCTTCCCGGACCCCGCGTGTCCGTCGACGGCGATCAGGCGGACCGGGCCGCAGGAGGGCGGGAGTCGGCGCAGGGTGCGTGCGAGGTCTTGGATGGCGTTTCCCGGAGGGCGATCGGATTCGGACATATTGCCGGGGGTCATTCTAGGGACCGCTTGGACACCGCCGTCGCCCGCGCCCCCAGGTCGCATCAATGGTCGAGACCAATACTCGTGGGCGCGGCACGGCCCGAAGTGCTGGCATGAGCCGGTCACCGGCGGCCATAGTTGGCGCACATCCGTGCACTGTTCCGCCCGTCTAGGACACCTGGGGGTCACCCGCCCATGAGCAGAGCCGAACAGCCGTCCCGCAGAACCGTTCTCGCCGCGGCGGTCGCCGCCGCCGTCGCGGGCAGCGCCGGCCCGGCCACCGCCGACACCCCGGAGACAACCGGCCGCGAGGTCGCCGCCGACCCCGCTCGCCCTGTCGACAACCGCGCCTGGACCTCATACGCGGACTGGTGCGCAGGCACGGCCGAGGGTGTCCGGGCCGTCGCCGGCGCGCGGCCCGGGCTCGCGATCGGCGCTCCGGTCGGCAAGATCGACTACACCGATCCGCACACCGGCACGACGTCGGCCTGGGAGTACGCGACCTGGACGTCCCTCGTGCACCGGCTCACGGTGCCCGCCACCGAGGTCATCGCCTCCTGGAACGCGCGCACCCCGGCCGGGACCTGGCTCCAGGTCGAACTGGCCGGCACGTACTCCGACGGCACCGCCACGCCCTGGTACGTGATGGGCCGCTGGGCCTCCGGCGACCAGGACATCAAGCGGACCTCCGTCGACGACCAGACCGACGACAAGAGCACGGTCTGGACCGACACCTTCGCCATCGACGACCCGGCCACGGGCCTGCGCCTGGTCTCGTACCGGCTGCGGCTGACCCTCTACCGCAAGCCCGGCACCACGGCCACGCCCACGGTCTGGCGGCTCGGCGCGATGGGCTCCGACGTCCCGGACCGCTTCACGGTCCCCGCCTCGACACCCGGCCCGGCCAGGGAACTGATCGTCCCGCGCTACTCGCAGGAGATCCATACCGGCCAGTACCCCGAGTACGACAACGGCGGTGAGGCCTGGTGCAGCCCCACCTCCTCGCAGATGATCATCGAGTACTGGGGACGGAAACCCACGGCGCAGCAACTGGCCTGGGTCGACCCGGCCTACGCCGACCCGCAGGTGTGCCACGCGGCCCGCTTCACCTACGACTTCCAGTACGGCGGCTGCGGCAACTGGCCCTTCAACGCGGCCTACGCGGCGACCTACAAGGACCTCCAGGGCGTGGTCACCCGGCTCGGCTCGCTCACCGACCTGGAAGCGCTGATCGCGGCCGGCATCCCGGCCATAACGTCCCAGTCGTTCCTCAAGACCGAGCTGACGGGGGCCGGTTACGGCACCTCCGGCCATCTGATGACCGTGATCGGCTTCACCGCCGAGGGTGATGTGATCGCCAACGACCCGTTCTCGGCGACCAACGAGGCCGTGCGACGGGTCTATCCGCGGCGCGAGTTCGAGAACATCTGGCTGCGGACCAAGCGGTACAACGCCAGCGGCAAGGTGGTGTCCGGCACCGGCGGCGTCTGCTACCTGTACTTCCCGGCACGGCCGACCGCCGCCCAGCTCGTGGCGCTCGCGGCGGTGGGCGTGCGCTGAGCCGAGGAGGACAGGTGACGTGTGAGCGGCCCCCGGGGAACCGGGGGCCGTCCGCTTTCGGATGGGATGTGACCAACGTCTCCGGCGCGAAAGCCCCGATGAATGGCAAGGTGGACAGAACGATGGGGGGAGTCCATCGCACACCGACCTCAGCGAGATGCCATGACCGCGAGCACTGCCGCAGCCCCCGCCCGCACCCGTACCGGGGGTCCCCAGGATGACGGCCCGAAGATCCTCGAGCACGTCATGGGCTGGACCTTCGTGGTTGTGGTCGCCATGCTCGTCGCCCAGCTCGGCCTGATCTGACCCGGTGCGATCCACCGTGAACCGGGCGCCCGCAGCCTCGATCAGAGTCGAACGTGCAGGTGGCTCGGTCTGCCATACTTCGGATGTCCCGCCCGCAGTTGGAGACCAGGGCCCCAAATTGAACAGTAGTCGACAGCCGGCCGCCGAACGCCCGCGGGCGCGCGGCACCGACCGCTCTCTGGCGCGTCGCGCCGAACTCATCGCCATCGGACGGAAGCTGTTCGCCGACAGGTCGTACGACGCACTGTCGATGGACGACATCGCACGTCAGGCGCAGGTCGCCAAGGGGCTGATCTACTACTACTTCCAGTCGAAGCGCGGCTACTACCTCGCCATCGTCGAGGACTCGGTCGCCGATCTGGTCACCTTCGCCTCCAGTGGCCTCGACCACACGCCCGTGGACCGGGTGCACCGCACCATCGACGGCTACCTGCGCTTCGCCGAGCACAACCAGGCCGCCTACCGCACGATCGTCAGTGGCGGCGTCGGCTTCGACGCCGAGGTGCACGCCATCCGGGACGGGGTGCGCGAGGCGATCGTGGCGACCATCGCCGAAGGCGCGTACGGCAGGCAGGACATCGCCCCGCTGGCCCGTATGGGCCTCTTCGGCTGGGTGTGCAGCGTGGAGGGCGCCACCCTCGACTGGATCGACCGTCCCGAACTCTCCCGCGACACCATGCGCGAACTCCTCGTGAAGATGCTGGGCGGTGCCCTGCGCGCCATCGAGGAACTGGACCCGGCGTACGTGACACCGGAGCCGGCCCGCCGGGACAGCTGACGGCAGAGGGGCGAAGGCTCGTGGCCCCCGCCCCAACTGCTATACGGGTGCGCCTACTTGATCGCCCTGATCAGCTCACCGTTCGAGGTGTCGCCGCTCAGCTCCCAGAAGAACGTGCCGCCCAGGCCCTGCTGGTTCTTGTACGCCATCTTCGTGCCGACGGTCGCCGGGGTGTCGTAACTCCACCAGTCGCTCCCGCACTTGGCGTACGCCGTCCCGCCGACGGTGCCGGTCGCGGGGCACTTGGTCCTCAGCACCTTGTAGTCCTCGAAGCCCGCCTCGTACGTACCCGCCGCCGGGCCGGTCGCCGTGCCGCCGGGCGCCGACTGCGTGACGCCGGTCCAGCCGCGCCCGTAGAAGCCGATACCGAGCAGCAGCTTCGAGGCCGGTATACCAAGCCCCTTGAGCTTGGCGATGGTCGCCGAGGTGTAGTAGCCGGCCTGGGGGATGCCGGAGTACGAGTTCAGCGCCGAGTGCGGTGCCGTCGGACCGGTCGCCGCCCAGGCGCCGAAGTAGTCGTACGTCATCGGGTTGTACCAGTCGACATACTTGGCCGCGCCCGCGTAGTCCGCCGCGTCGATCTTGCCGCCGGCGGTGGCGTCGGCCGTGATCGCCGCCGTGACCAGGTTGCCCGAGCCGAACTTCGCGCGCAGCGCCGCCATCACGTTCTTGAAGGCCGCCCTGCCGCTGGTGTCGCAGGTGTTGCCGCAGGCGTTCGGGTACTCCCAGTCGATGTCGATGCCGTCGAACACATCGGCCCACTGGGAGTTCTCGACCAGGTCGTAGCAGGACTTGGCGAACGCGGCCGGGTTCTGCGCGGCCTCGCCGAAACCGCTCGACCAGGTCCAACCGCCGAACGACCACAGGACCTTGAGCTTCGGGTGCTTCTTCTTCAGCTCGCGCAGCTGGTTGAAGTTGCCCCGCAGCGGCTGGCTCGCGGTGTCGGCGACCCCGTCCACCGACTCGGCGGCGGTGTACGCCCGGCCGGTCGCCGCATCGGCGTCGCCCATAGCGCACTTGCCGCCGGTGACGTTGCCGAAGGCGTAGTTGATGTGGGTCAGCCGGGCGGCCGAGCCGGATGTCTCGATGTTCTTGACGTAGTACTTGCGGTCGTACGTGCCCCATTCGGTGAAGTAACCGACGACCTTGGAGCCGGCGGCTTTCGGGACGGGCTTCGCGGCGGCCTTGAGTGCTGTCTGCGCGGCGGTCGCGGTGCCCGCGCCGGCCAGCAGTCCGGCGCCGAGAACGGCACAACACGCGGCGGACACCAGCGCCTTGAAGTGGACGCGGGGGAGATGCGGTCGGTGCATCGAGTTGTCTCCTCGGGAGGGAGGGGAGCGTGGGGGAGAGGATGTCGGGAACTGCGGGCACAGTAAGAGGACTAGACCAGTATGGTCAATGGTTCGGACCAATTCTCCGGCGAGGCCGATGCCTCGGGATGTGATCGAATAAACGCTCGTTAACCGGTGACGCCGTGCCTCCGATCGGGCATACTCGCAGCTCCACAGCCGTTCGCCGACCGCTTCCGCGACCCGGAAGGGCCAGCATCGGCCGTGACCAGTGAGACCGGCGGACGCCACCCTACTCAGGCGCGCGTGTGCCGTCGCGCCCGACAGGGAGGAGAGCGTCGACATGCCCGAACACGCCCCGCAGCCGGTGGACCGGCAACTGCCCACGGACGAGGCCCGGGACCTGATCTCGCTCGTCCGCGACATCGCCGAGCGCGAGATCGCCCCGAAGGCGGCCGAAGAGGAGGACGCCGCACGCTTCCCGCGTGAAGTCTTCGCCCTGCTCTCGGAGTCGGGGCTGCTCGGCCTCCCGTACTCCTCCGAGCACGGCGGCGGTGACCAGCCGTACGAGGTCTATCTCCAGGTCCTCGAAGAGCTCGCCGCGGCCCGCCTCACCGTCGGGCTCGGTGTCAGCGTGCACACGCTGTCCTGCCACGCCCTCGCCAGCTACGGAACCAAGGAACAACAAGCCGAACGCCTGCCCGCGATGCTCGGCGGTGGCCTCCTCGGCGCGTACTGTCTCTCCGAACCCGCGTCCGGCTCCGACGCCGCCTCCCTGCGCACCAAGGCCGTCCGGGACGGCAACGACTGGGTGCTCACCGGCACCAAGGCCTGGATCACGCACGGCGGCATCGCCGACTTCTACACGGTCATGGCCCGCACCGGCGAGGAGGGACCGCGCGGAATCACCGCGTTCCTGGCCCCGGGTGACGCCGAGGGGCTGAGTGCCGCGGCGCCTGAACGGAAGATGGGCCTCAAGGGTTCACCCACCGCGCAGATCCACTTCGACGGAGTTCGGCTGGACGGCAGTCGACGCATCGGTGAGGAGGGGCAGGGCTTCGCGATCGCACTGTCCGCGCTCGATTCCGGGCGCCTCGGCATCGCGGCCTGCGCGATCGGCCTGGCCCAGGCGGCACTTGACGAGGCGGTGGCCTATGCGACCGGACGCCGGCAGTTCGGGCGGCCGATCTCCGACTTCCAGGGGCTGCGCTTCATGCTCGCCGACATGGCCACGCAGATCGAGGCGGGCCGCGCGCTGTATCTCGCGGCGGCACGGCTGCGCGACGCGGGCCGGCCGTTCGCCAAGCAGGCCGCCATGGCCAAACTCCTGTGCACCGACGCGGCGATGAAGGTCACCACGGACGCTGTCCAGGTACTCGGCGGCTATGGCTACACCGCGGACTTCCCGGTCGAGCGCTACATGCGCGAGGCCAAGGTCCTGCAGATCGTCGAGGGCACCAACCAGATCCAGCGAATGGTCATCGCCCGTCATTTGGCGGGCCCGGAGACGCGTTGAACGGGTCGATCACGATCCCGAGCCCGACCGGCGGCGCCGCGAGCCGAACCCACTCCGGGTCGTGGCGCCCCGGCAGGGTTCGGCCACCGTCGGCCCAACTGCGCAGCAGGGCACGGTAGATGGGCGGGTCGGGCGGGGTCGGTGGGTTGGGCCGCCCCTGGTTCGGCGGATTCTGGTTCAGCAGGCCCTGGGGAACCGATTCTGCCGGACCGGAGTCGTAGAGCCGGCGCGGACGCGGACGTCCCGGCGTCGCGTACTTGGGGGTCGTCATGCCAGGGCAACGCGGTGACGGTCGATCAGGTCACCGCGCGCTGGATTCGGCCCTGCGTTCGCGACGGCACACGCGCGCACCGAACCCGCACCACGGCAGCCTGCGAGCCATGGTGCGGGGGCAGTCAGAAGGTTCGAGCGGATGCGCTCAGGCGGCGTGGCGCCGCATAACGGGAACCCGCATCGGGCGCGAGGCCGGGCCGCCGACGTGCGAGAACGGCTGGGTCCGCCAGTCGAGCCCCTGAGGGAGCGTCAACAGCAGGGCGGTGTGCTGCTCCTGGGCCTCCGCGAGCTCGTCCGCGGACCGGGCGTCGCCCGCCGCGCGGCCCGTACCGGCGCAGACCGTGAGCCCGAACGGGTTCCACGGCGACGCGCACAGCGCGTGCTCCGGCAGGATCTCCTCGTCCGCGAGCAGCGCGATGGGCTGCGTGCAGTCCGGGCAGATCACCCGGAACATCTCGAAGGTGTCGTAATCGTCGAGTTCCTCGCCGTCGAGCGCGTCGGGTTCGACACCCTCCGGCTCGGGTTCGACGACCAACTGGGGCCTCTTGGGCGCGGTGCGACCAGGGCGCTTAAGACTCTGCATGGGTAACTCCCCCTCGGGCTGGGCCGACAAGGCGCTGCGGCCTCGACCACAGCAAGCACTTCCCGCCCGGTCTCGGCGGTAATCACGAGACCATCACGGAGCATGTTCGAGGGCTGTGGCGTTCGTCACATGCCGTTCGCAGGTGCCCGTGGCGATGCTTTTGTCCCTCGTCCGGCGCACAGGGCACCTCGGTCACATCACGAACAGGGCATGACCTGCACCGCTCAGGTATCGGAGGAGATCAACCGCACTGTAGGTTCTGCGCCATGGAGGAGCTGGACCGACAGATCGTGCAGCTGCTCGTCAAGGACGGGCGGATGAGTTACACCGACCTGGGCAAGGCCACTGGCCTGTCCACGTCTGCCGTGCATCAGCGGGTGCGCCGGCTGGAACAGCG
Protein-coding sequences here:
- a CDS encoding peptidase C39 family protein, producing the protein MSRAEQPSRRTVLAAAVAAAVAGSAGPATADTPETTGREVAADPARPVDNRAWTSYADWCAGTAEGVRAVAGARPGLAIGAPVGKIDYTDPHTGTTSAWEYATWTSLVHRLTVPATEVIASWNARTPAGTWLQVELAGTYSDGTATPWYVMGRWASGDQDIKRTSVDDQTDDKSTVWTDTFAIDDPATGLRLVSYRLRLTLYRKPGTTATPTVWRLGAMGSDVPDRFTVPASTPGPARELIVPRYSQEIHTGQYPEYDNGGEAWCSPTSSQMIIEYWGRKPTAQQLAWVDPAYADPQVCHAARFTYDFQYGGCGNWPFNAAYAATYKDLQGVVTRLGSLTDLEALIAAGIPAITSQSFLKTELTGAGYGTSGHLMTVIGFTAEGDVIANDPFSATNEAVRRVYPRREFENIWLRTKRYNASGKVVSGTGGVCYLYFPARPTAAQLVALAAVGVR
- a CDS encoding glycoside hydrolase family 18 protein, translated to MHRPHLPRVHFKALVSAACCAVLGAGLLAGAGTATAAQTALKAAAKPVPKAAGSKVVGYFTEWGTYDRKYYVKNIETSGSAARLTHINYAFGNVTGGKCAMGDADAATGRAYTAAESVDGVADTASQPLRGNFNQLRELKKKHPKLKVLWSFGGWTWSSGFGEAAQNPAAFAKSCYDLVENSQWADVFDGIDIDWEYPNACGNTCDTSGRAAFKNVMAALRAKFGSGNLVTAAITADATAGGKIDAADYAGAAKYVDWYNPMTYDYFGAWAATGPTAPHSALNSYSGIPQAGYYTSATIAKLKGLGIPASKLLLGIGFYGRGWTGVTQSAPGGTATGPAAGTYEAGFEDYKVLRTKCPATGTVGGTAYAKCGSDWWSYDTPATVGTKMAYKNQQGLGGTFFWELSGDTSNGELIRAIK
- a CDS encoding acyl-CoA dehydrogenase family protein; its protein translation is MPEHAPQPVDRQLPTDEARDLISLVRDIAEREIAPKAAEEEDAARFPREVFALLSESGLLGLPYSSEHGGGDQPYEVYLQVLEELAAARLTVGLGVSVHTLSCHALASYGTKEQQAERLPAMLGGGLLGAYCLSEPASGSDAASLRTKAVRDGNDWVLTGTKAWITHGGIADFYTVMARTGEEGPRGITAFLAPGDAEGLSAAAPERKMGLKGSPTAQIHFDGVRLDGSRRIGEEGQGFAIALSALDSGRLGIAACAIGLAQAALDEAVAYATGRRQFGRPISDFQGLRFMLADMATQIEAGRALYLAAARLRDAGRPFAKQAAMAKLLCTDAAMKVTTDAVQVLGGYGYTADFPVERYMREAKVLQIVEGTNQIQRMVIARHLAGPETR
- a CDS encoding TetR/AcrR family transcriptional regulator; translated protein: MNSSRQPAAERPRARGTDRSLARRAELIAIGRKLFADRSYDALSMDDIARQAQVAKGLIYYYFQSKRGYYLAIVEDSVADLVTFASSGLDHTPVDRVHRTIDGYLRFAEHNQAAYRTIVSGGVGFDAEVHAIRDGVREAIVATIAEGAYGRQDIAPLARMGLFGWVCSVEGATLDWIDRPELSRDTMRELLVKMLGGALRAIEELDPAYVTPEPARRDS
- a CDS encoding uridine kinase family protein, producing the protein MSESDRPPGNAIQDLARTLRRLPPSCGPVRLIAVDGHAGSGKTTFTGELAAALGGAPVLHLDDIATHDELFDWTGRLVSQVIEPLRRGESASYTPYDWASRRFGPSRTLPAAPVVLMEGVGAGRRAIRPFLARLLWMELAGEEAWSRGRLRDGAEQSEFWAGWVDAERQHFAADPSRRFADLLVRQCGKGYEVLPGPAGTVGSDQDLTHRDGPSAVC
- a CDS encoding SCO1431 family membrane protein produces the protein MTASTAAAPARTRTGGPQDDGPKILEHVMGWTFVVVVAMLVAQLGLI
- a CDS encoding AAA family ATPase, translated to MDFGTQGPEAPADLAWLRGVDAYTMGAYPQAEEEFRTAVRMDPGMADGWLGLHALRVDTTTALLRMFRHRERFGEQRSRHRRTLNSWYWLGWWVQPVLESPRDLLLAHASHWLDGRHVPELDRALAGLPPVDTDPQVRFLHACRAYLVKDWEQLVRHTDPLINDAMLGIEAGLFGGMARVRLEMYGQAEPLLSAALMRCRSEQPQRKELRYWLARAHEGTGRSAAALPLYRAVHRVDAAFMDTSARLAAISEGDGYDEAADLAAITLSGIGQELLESPDGIDPLFGGEGRDLKLSEPELPPPGGPLPSATDSVREKAALPVQPLPTGPTDPALLEEALAELERMVGLEPVKRQVKALSAQLNMARLRAGQGLPVQPPKRHFVFSGPSGTGKTTVARILGRVFYALGLLGGDHLVEAQRADLVGEYLGQTAVKANELIDSAIGGVLFVDEAYSLSNSGYGKGDAYGDEALQVLLKRAEDNRDHLVVILAGYPEGMDRLLAANPGLSSRFTTRVDFPSYRPLELTSIGEVLAAENGDVWDEEALDELRSIAGHVVDQGWIDELGNGRFLRTLYEKSCAYRDLRLSVYPGMLTRDDLSTLRLPDLMQAYGEVLSGRGPQDPSAL